One genomic segment of Desulfomicrobium sp. ZS1 includes these proteins:
- the ribB gene encoding 3,4-dihydroxy-2-butanone-4-phosphate synthase, giving the protein MNQISENFENTPPRVRVERALAALQQGRGVLVTDNENRENEGDLIFAAESLTTAQMAMLIRECSGIVCLCLPEDKARALDLPPMVHNNSSRYQTAFTVSIEAASGVTTGVSAADRVRTVHAAIADDARPGDLHRPGHIFPLRARPGGVLEREGHTEATVDLMRLAGLKPCGVLCEVTNEDGTMARMPQIQEFGKRHDLPVVTIDDIKDYILASAQAAI; this is encoded by the coding sequence GTGAATCAGATTTCAGAGAATTTCGAAAACACCCCTCCCCGCGTCCGGGTCGAACGCGCCCTTGCGGCCTTGCAACAAGGCCGTGGGGTGCTGGTCACCGACAACGAAAACCGCGAAAACGAAGGCGACCTGATCTTCGCCGCCGAGTCCCTGACCACGGCCCAAATGGCCATGCTCATCCGCGAATGCAGCGGCATCGTCTGCCTCTGCCTGCCCGAAGACAAAGCGCGCGCGCTCGATCTGCCGCCCATGGTCCACAACAACTCCAGCCGCTATCAGACTGCCTTCACCGTTTCCATCGAGGCCGCGAGCGGCGTGACCACCGGCGTGTCCGCCGCCGACCGCGTGCGCACAGTACATGCCGCCATTGCCGATGACGCCCGGCCGGGGGATCTGCACCGGCCCGGACACATCTTTCCGCTCAGGGCCCGGCCCGGAGGAGTGCTGGAACGCGAAGGCCACACCGAGGCCACCGTGGACCTCATGCGTCTGGCAGGGCTCAAGCCCTGCGGCGTCTTGTGCGAAGTGACCAACGAAGACGGCACCATGGCCCGCATGCCCCAGATCCAGGAATTCGGAAAACGCCATGACCTGCCCGTAGTGACCATCGACGACATCAAGGACTACATTCTGGCCTCGGCCCAGGCCGCGATCTAG